A window of Bos taurus isolate L1 Dominette 01449 registration number 42190680 breed Hereford chromosome 19, ARS-UCD2.0, whole genome shotgun sequence contains these coding sequences:
- the GHDC gene encoding GH3 domain-containing protein precursor (The RefSeq protein has 1 substitution compared to this genomic sequence), with protein MLLLLLTLLLLLPLAMLLWWPQSRDARRSWLVRLQHCVTWGALRWAAAWQQKRLAQSTLHAGQSQQQALRWCLRGVQGPRCPLRGSTDITTFRNHLPLTKASQAQEEESGGQPLPPTSNRYHGEASLQATLLGLAALNKAYPEVLAPGGTARVTASSPWPYPLPWPWHALGQVSPTGAKDPRVLLLEALRSPGLRALEAGTAAELLDVFLDLEAHGEELAEAIAAGNPGAPLPRRAAELREALEQGTRGLALRLWPKLQVVVTLDAGGQAEAVAALGALWCQGLTFFSPAYAASGGVLGLSLWPEQPHGLYLLPPGAPFIELLPLKEGTWEEATPTVLLAEAQKGKEYELVLTNHASLTRCRLGDVVQVAGDYNQCPVVKFICRLGQTLSVRGEDTGEDVFSEALGRAVGQWPGAKLLDHGWVESRILDSSEGSAPHYEVFVALKGLRNLSEENRDKLDHCLQETSARYKDLRFRGSMGPAQVHLVGQGAFRELRAALAACPSAPFPPEMPRVLRHRSLAQCLQRRVVS; from the exons atgctgctgctgctgctgaccctgttgctgctgctgccactggcCATGCTCCTGTGGCGGCCGCAGTCCCGGGATGCCAGGCGGTCCTGGCTTGTCCGCCTCCAGCACTGTGTGACGTGGGGGGCCCTGCGCTGGGCAGCCGCCTGGCAGCAGAAGAGACTAGCGCAGAGCACGTTGCACGCAGGCCAGAGCCAGCAGCAGGCCCTGAGGTGGTGTCTGCGCGGAGTCCAAGGTCCCCGCTGTCCCCTCAGAGGGAGCACAG ATATAACCACCTTCCGGAATCATCTCCCTCTGACCAAGGCCAGCCAGGCCCAGGAGGAAGAAAGTGGCGGGCAGCCCTTGCCCCCCACCTCAAACCGGTACCATGGCGAGGCCTCTCTGCAG GCCACCTTGCTGGGTCTGGCAGCCCTAAACAAGGCCTACCCGGAAGTGCTGGCTCCAGGAGGCACGGCTCGTGTAACTGCTTCCTCCCCTTGGCCCTACCCCCTCCCTTGGCCTTGGCATGCCCTGGGCCAAGTGAGCCCCACTGGAGCCAAGGACCCAAGGGTCCTGCTCCTGGAGGCACTGAGGTCCCCAGGGCTGCGGGCTCTGGAAGCTGGGACGGCAGCAGAGCTCCTAGATGTCTTCTTGGACCTGGAGGCCCATGGGGAAGAGCTGGCTGAGGCCATCGCTGCTGGGAATCCAGGAGCACCTCTCCCCAGACGGGCAGCCGAGCTGCGGGAAGCCCTGGAGCAGGGAACCCGAGGACTGGCCCTTCGGCTCTGGCCAAAACTGCAGGTGGTGGTGACTCTGGACGCAGGAGGCCAGGCTGAGGCTGTGGCTGCCCTGGGGGCCTTGTGGTGCCAAGGGCTCACCTTCTTCTCACCCGCTTATGCTGCTTCTGGAG GGGTGTTGGGCCTGAGTCTGTGGCCAGAGCAGCCCCATGGCTTGTACCTTCTGCCCCCTGGAGCCCCCTTTATTGAGCTGCTCCCACTCAAGGAAGGAACTTGGGAAGAGGCTACCCCCACTGTCCTGCTGGCTGAGGCCCAGAAGGGCAAGGAGTACGAGCTGGTGTTGACCAACCACGCCAGCCTCACCAG GTGCCGGCTCGGTGATGTGGTACAGGTAGCGGGTGACTACAATCAGTGTCCGGTCGTCAAATTCATCTGCAG GCTGGGCCAGACCCTGAGTGTTCGAGGCGAAGACACTGGTGAGGACGTGTTCTCTGAGGCCCTGGGCCGGGCCGTGGGGCAGTGGCCGGGGGCCAAGCTGTTGGACCATGGCTGGGTGGAGAGCAGGATTCTGG ATTCCTCTGAGGGCTCCGCTCCCCACTATGAGGTATTTGTGGCACTGAAGGGGCTGAGGAACTTGTCAGAGGAAAATCGAGACAAG CTTGACCACTGCCTTCAGGAAACCTCCGCTCGCTACAAGGACCTGCGGTTCCGGGGCAGCATGGGCCCCGCCCAAGTCCACCTGGTGGGGCAGGGGGCCTTCAGGGAACTGCGGGCAGCCctcgctgcctgcccctctgcccctttccctccaGAGATGCCCCGGGTTCTCAGGCACAGGTCCCTGGCCCAGTGCCTGCAGAGGAGGGTGGTGTCCTGA
- the GHDC gene encoding GH3 domain-containing protein isoform X1: protein MLLLLLTLLLLLPLAMLLWRPQSRDARRSWLVRLQHCVTWGALRWAAAWQQKRLAQSTLHAGQSQQQALRWCLRGVQGPRCPLRGSTDITTFRNHLPLTKASQAQEEESGGQPLPPTSNRYHGEASLQATLLGLAALNKAYPEVLAPGGTARVTASSPWPYPLPWPWHALGQVSPTGAKDPRVLLLEALRSPGLRALEAGTAAELLDVFLDLEAHGEELAEAIAAGNPGAPLPRRAAELREALEQGTRGLALRLWPKLQVVVTLDAGGQAEAVAALGALWCQGLTFFSPAYAASGGVLGLSLWPEQPHGLYLLPPGAPFIELLPLKEGTWEEATPTVLLAEAQKGKEYELVLTNHASLTRCRLGDVVQVAGDYNQCPVVKFICRLGQTLSVRGEDTGEDVFSEALGRAVGQWPGAKLLDHGWVESRILGGLSADSSEGSAPHYEVFVALKGLRNLSEENRDKLDHCLQETSARYKDLRFRGSMGPAQVHLVGQGAFRELRAALAACPSAPFPPEMPRVLRHRSLAQCLQRRVVS from the exons atgctgctgctgctgctgaccctgttgctgctgctgccactggcCATGCTCCTGTGGCGGCCGCAGTCCCGGGATGCCAGGCGGTCCTGGCTTGTCCGCCTCCAGCACTGTGTGACGTGGGGGGCCCTGCGCTGGGCAGCCGCCTGGCAGCAGAAGAGACTAGCGCAGAGCACGTTGCACGCAGGCCAGAGCCAGCAGCAGGCCCTGAGGTGGTGTCTGCGCGGAGTCCAAGGTCCCCGCTGTCCCCTCAGAGGGAGCACAG ATATAACCACCTTCCGGAATCATCTCCCTCTGACCAAGGCCAGCCAGGCCCAGGAGGAAGAAAGTGGCGGGCAGCCCTTGCCCCCCACCTCAAACCGGTACCATGGCGAGGCCTCTCTGCAG GCCACCTTGCTGGGTCTGGCAGCCCTAAACAAGGCCTACCCGGAAGTGCTGGCTCCAGGAGGCACGGCTCGTGTAACTGCTTCCTCCCCTTGGCCCTACCCCCTCCCTTGGCCTTGGCATGCCCTGGGCCAAGTGAGCCCCACTGGAGCCAAGGACCCAAGGGTCCTGCTCCTGGAGGCACTGAGGTCCCCAGGGCTGCGGGCTCTGGAAGCTGGGACGGCAGCAGAGCTCCTAGATGTCTTCTTGGACCTGGAGGCCCATGGGGAAGAGCTGGCTGAGGCCATCGCTGCTGGGAATCCAGGAGCACCTCTCCCCAGACGGGCAGCCGAGCTGCGGGAAGCCCTGGAGCAGGGAACCCGAGGACTGGCCCTTCGGCTCTGGCCAAAACTGCAGGTGGTGGTGACTCTGGACGCAGGAGGCCAGGCTGAGGCTGTGGCTGCCCTGGGGGCCTTGTGGTGCCAAGGGCTCACCTTCTTCTCACCCGCTTATGCTGCTTCTGGAG GGGTGTTGGGCCTGAGTCTGTGGCCAGAGCAGCCCCATGGCTTGTACCTTCTGCCCCCTGGAGCCCCCTTTATTGAGCTGCTCCCACTCAAGGAAGGAACTTGGGAAGAGGCTACCCCCACTGTCCTGCTGGCTGAGGCCCAGAAGGGCAAGGAGTACGAGCTGGTGTTGACCAACCACGCCAGCCTCACCAG GTGCCGGCTCGGTGATGTGGTACAGGTAGCGGGTGACTACAATCAGTGTCCGGTCGTCAAATTCATCTGCAG GCTGGGCCAGACCCTGAGTGTTCGAGGCGAAGACACTGGTGAGGACGTGTTCTCTGAGGCCCTGGGCCGGGCCGTGGGGCAGTGGCCGGGGGCCAAGCTGTTGGACCATGGCTGGGTGGAGAGCAGGATTCTGG GTGGTTTGTCCGCAGATTCCTCTGAGGGCTCCGCTCCCCACTATGAGGTATTTGTGGCACTGAAGGGGCTGAGGAACTTGTCAGAGGAAAATCGAGACAAG CTTGACCACTGCCTTCAGGAAACCTCCGCTCGCTACAAGGACCTGCGGTTCCGGGGCAGCATGGGCCCCGCCCAAGTCCACCTGGTGGGGCAGGGGGCCTTCAGGGAACTGCGGGCAGCCctcgctgcctgcccctctgcccctttccctccaGAGATGCCCCGGGTTCTCAGGCACAGGTCCCTGGCCCAGTGCCTGCAGAGGAGGGTGGTGTCCTGA